In Apium graveolens cultivar Ventura chromosome 10, ASM990537v1, whole genome shotgun sequence, the following are encoded in one genomic region:
- the LOC141688796 gene encoding uncharacterized protein LOC141688796: protein MAPPPRSGDAIFANVDRVNAELFTLTYGAIVRQLLTDLEEVDEVNKQLDQMGYNIGIRLIDEFLAKSNVSTCVDFKETADVIAKVGFKMFLGVTASVTNWDAEGTTCSIILEDNPLVDFVELPDTCQGLYYCNILSGVVRGALEMVSMKTEITWVRDMLRGDDAFELRLKLLKQVPEEYPYKDDE, encoded by the exons ATGGCTCCTCCGCCCAGATCCGGCGATGCAATTTTCGCTAACGTCGACCGAGTT AACGCTGAGCTTTTTACTCTAACATATGGTGCAATTGTGAGACAACTGCTCACAGATCTGGAAGAGGTCGATGAAGTTAACAAACAGCTCGATCAAAT GGGTTATAATATCGGGATTCGTTTGATCGATGAGTTTCTTGCTAAATCGAATGTCTCCACTTGTGTCGATTTTAAGGAGACTGCTGATGTTATTGCCAAG GTTGGTTTCAAAATGTTTTTAGGGGTCACTGCATCTGTCACTAATTGGGATGCTGAGGGTACAACTTGCAGTATTATATTAGAGGATAACCCACTGGTAGACTTTGTCGAGCTTCCTGATACTTGTCAAGGTCTTTACTATTGCAACATCTTAAGCGGAGTTGTTAGAGGAGCTCTAGAGATG GTGTCAATGAAGACAGAAATCACATGGGTTCGAGATATGCTTAGAGGAGATGATGCTTTTGAATTACGCTTAAAACTTCTAAAACAAGTCCCCGAGGAGTACCCATACAAAGATGACGAGTAG